From a region of the Synechococcus sp. PCC 7502 genome:
- a CDS encoding MlaE family lipid ABC transporter permease subunit — protein MNNLGIWFVKVLQTFLLAGQVVWHLLVKRKLHWRNTLEQMSAVGTESLLITLVTASFVGGVFTIQVAKEFINFGAQQAIGGVLAIALTRELSPVLTAVIIAGRVGSAFAAEIGTMQVTEQIDALYMLRTDPIDYLITPRVIACILMLPILTTLSLLTGMTGGILISQSLYNIPQAVFLNSVLNFLKTWDLISAVIKSIVFGGLIALIGANWGITTTGGAKGVGQSTTTAVVTALLAIFISNFLLTWLLFGDVGKNLAGSF, from the coding sequence ATGAATAATTTAGGTATCTGGTTTGTTAAAGTCCTTCAGACCTTTTTGCTGGCAGGACAGGTAGTATGGCACCTTCTAGTAAAAAGAAAATTACATTGGCGTAATACCCTAGAGCAAATGTCAGCAGTTGGTACAGAGTCTTTATTAATTACTCTAGTGACAGCTAGTTTTGTGGGCGGAGTATTTACAATTCAAGTAGCTAAGGAATTTATTAATTTTGGAGCGCAGCAAGCGATTGGAGGAGTTTTAGCGATCGCCCTGACCAGAGAACTATCACCAGTATTAACGGCTGTAATTATTGCGGGACGAGTGGGATCGGCATTTGCGGCAGAAATCGGTACCATGCAGGTTACGGAACAAATCGATGCTCTGTATATGCTGCGAACTGATCCTATCGATTATTTGATTACACCTAGGGTAATTGCCTGTATTTTAATGCTGCCGATTCTCACAACCCTATCGCTATTAACGGGGATGACAGGAGGCATTTTAATTTCCCAGAGTCTTTATAATATCCCCCAAGCTGTGTTTCTAAACTCAGTCTTAAATTTCTTAAAAACGTGGGACTTAATTAGTGCCGTGATCAAATCCATTGTGTTTGGTGGACTGATCGCTCTGATTGGTGCAAATTGGGGAATTACTACTACTGGCGGCGCAAAGGGGGTAGGACAATCAACTACTACGGCAGTGGTAACAGCGTTACTGGCAATATTTATATCTAATTTTCTACTGACTTGGTTACTATTTGGGGATGTGGG